GGTATATGCGTAATGAAGCAGCTGTACAGCATCTTAAAGAGTACAAGCATAATCCCAATTACCTCAGCGGAGTTGAGTTTGATGTAAAAAAAATACGTCTAACCACCGATATTAACGAAGCAGTTGCCTATGGTGATTATTTGGTATTTGTTATTCCTTCTGCTTTTTTATTTTCTGAACTAGAAAAACTCAACCTTCCTTTACACAATAAGGTCATATTTTCGGCAATTAAAGGTATTGTTCCACAGACAGAACTTATCGTAGGAGAACATTTTCACAAAAAACACCAAGTGCCTTTTGAAAATATTGGCGTAATTGCAGGTCCCTGCCACGCCGAAGAAGTTGCCTTAGAACGGCTTTCGTACTTGACCATTGCTTGTGCTGACCCCGAAAAAGCAAAAATTTTTGCCCAAGCACTTACTACAAATTTTATAAAAACTAAAATCTCTGATGATGTTATCGGTACAGAATACGGAGCAATGCTCAAAAATATCTATGCCATAGCCGCAGGAATCGCACACGGATTGGGTTATGGCGATAACTACCAAAGTGTACTAATGAGTAATGCCATTCGTGAAATGCGCCGTTACATTAAACGTATTCATAAAATCAAACGTAACATCAATAATTCGGCCTATTTGGGCGATTTGTTAGTTACGGGGTATTCCACATTCAGCAGAAACCGAATGTTTGGTAATATGATTGGTAAGGGTTATACGGTAAAAAGCGCCTTTATGGAAATGAATATGGTTGCCGAGGGGTACTATGCGGTTAAAAGTGCATACAAAATCAACCAAAATCACGCACGAAAAAGTAGAACCCCTATTTTAGATGCCGTTTATGAGATTTTATATCTGAATAAAAACGCACGGAAAGTATTTACACGACTCAATGAAGAGTTGGATTAAACACAAAACGTTTCTTTATTTTTCGCGCAGATACATTCGTTTCATTGAGAGTACCGCTAGTAACAAATAGAATAAACAAACCAGCCACATTCCTACCCAATAAAATTGAATGGTTTGAGCTGATGCTCCCATTTGAGTAAGCGACACAAAGCCTTTTGCCCCTATTGTTGAGGGTACTAAATAGCTTATTACCTGTATCCAATTGGGTATAGAAGTGGTAGGCCAAGATATTCCAGTGATGAGTAAAGCCGGAATGGAAGTGTACATAATCAGCATAATAGCATCTTCGCGGTGCTTGAAAAAATTAAGCAAAAATATACCCAAATACACTAGCGAAAGTAAAAATGGAATCATAAATACCACTACCGTAAGTAAATTATTACGCATCGGAATATTAAATACTGGCATTACCACGCCAAGCATCACTAATAAAATGGCTAAACCCAAAACCAAATATGTGGTTGCTTTTCCCATCACTATAGGTAAAGTTCCTAAAAAATTATCAGAATGTGGATATAGCTTACGCAGTTTTTTCCCTTCACGCATTGTTCCACCCAAAATTCCTATTGAGGTTAAAATACAAGTCTGAAAAATAATAACTAAAACCACAGGAATTAAAAAAGTAGCATAACCCGAAGAAGGATTATACAAACTTACTGTTTTTGCAGAAACAGCAACACTATCATTACGCGCTTGTGTGGGCAACTTACCTTGTGCCGATTCTTTTTTAATCTGTATGCCTGCATTCAAATAAGCTGCTGAGGTTTTTACCGCAGTAAGTATTTGTTTGTAATACAGTAAATAAGAAGCATCTGCATAAACAGATATAAAAGGTTGCTCCCCTCTTTGCAATAATTGAGAGAAATTATCAGGAATGACCACAACTCCTCGAATTTCTTGTCTGTCAAAAGATTGACGAGCCTCTATTAAATCAGGATAAGATTGAAATATAGTTACTTGGCTACTACCGTCCATCATTCGCAGTAACTGCCTACTATTTCCCGAATTGTCATTATCTACCACTCCGATAGGCAATTTTTCCAAAGTTTCGTGCGAATACACAAAGGTGTATAAAAAAGGAACAATAAGTGAAACTCCTAAAAATGAAAACAGTACCGCTTTATCTCTAAAAATATATTTCCATTCCCAAAGCAACGATTTCATATATGCTTGCGAATCAATATAAATTCTACTTTTAATTCTTCTCATAACCTCCCTTTTCAATGCGTTTTACAAATCGTGGATATGCCATTACAAGCAATAATAAATATCCTGTCAGTACTAATAAAGGTTTCCAAGTGAATATAAAAGGAATTCCTTTAACTGCTCGGTTAACAAAATATTCGGTAAAGTGTGTGAACGGAAAAATATCCGCTAAAAGTTGCATACTGGTGGGCAATCCTTCAATAGGGAAAGTATAAGCAGCAAATGAAAAAGCAATAGCTGTAAATCCGCTACCAATAGTTAAGGCTCCACGAAAATCAGGAATGAAACTGATGAGTAAAAAACCGATTACTTGATAAACCAGTACTAGTAAAAAACTGATTATCATAACACTCAACATACTTACCTGTAACGGAGTGCCTATCCATTTAAAAAGTAAAAAATTCATACACCAAGCCACGAAAAACAATACCAAAGTGTAAGGAAGTACTTTTCCCAGTAACGCTACCTTATGGTTTCCTCCAGCACGGTGTAACCATCTTTTTCCTTGATTGTATTTGAAATCTACTCCTAAAACGTACATTGTAATCATAATAACAATCATTTGCAACATCATCGGAAAAAGAGCCGTAAGCAGATAGAAAGCATTGTTTGAAAACGGATTAAACAAAGCGTGTTCGTCCACGCGCACAGGTTGCGCCTCTGAAAGTGCTTTTTGCACCTGTACACCTTTCTGTGTTTTTTGTTTTACCGAAATTCCTGCCGAAAACATTCCTATAACTACTTGAAAATCTTTCTGTATAAGTCCAGCTGTCAATATAAACTGATTATTAGTATAACAAATGACTTCTTGCCCCTTTCCTTGCAAAATTTTGCTCTGAAATTCTTTCGGAATACGCACAAAACCATATACTTTCTGTTGTTGTATTAGTTTTTGGGCTTGATGCTCATCAGTCACATTAACAGACATTTTCATAGAAGGAGTAGCATCCAAAGCACGAATAAGTTGTGCCGAAAGCTGACTTTGATCTTCATCAAGCAAAGCCATAGGCAAATCACGTGGCACCCCCTGATGAAACAAAGCACTCAAAAAACCAAAAAGCATCAACGGAAACACCAAAACATAAAATAAGCGTTTAGGCGACAGCAATAAGCCTTTGAGTTCGTATTTGAAAACAGATAGAAAATTCGATTTCATTTTTTGATTGTGTTATAAAAAGTATGATGATTATCGTCCGTGTCAGGCTCAGCGAAGTCGAAGCCTTAATTTATGAGGCTTCGACTTCGCTGAGCCTGACAAAAATCACTTATCTTTCTGTATCATACTTTTTGAATCACTTCTGGTTTTTTATAAAACTAATACCTTAATCATTTTTAAGCAAAATCATTTTGCCAAACTCTTCATTAGATGACCTAAATTCAAAAAACCACTTGAAAAATAGTTCTTCAACGTTTTAAAAAAGGATTATTCCACTATTAAAACACTCATTCCAGGACGTAAATCAGCTATTTTTGCTGTAGGATATGCTTTAATAGCAAACGTTTTTCGGTCAAAATCGCCCTTTGCTTTGGTGGCAGTCCACGTGGCAAAATCAGCCTGTACAGCAATATGTTTTACCTCCATTTCGATTTGCTGATTGCCTAAAGCAGGAACAATTCCTTTGAATTTGTTGCCTATTTTGTACTGCTTCATCTTGTCTTCACGGATATTGAAAACCACCCATTGGTCATTAGTATCAATGAGGTTCATTACCGGATATCCAGCATTAACAATCTCTCCTTCATTAGGAATAATGCTTTGTATTTCAGCATCAGCAGGAGCAAAAACCTTAGCACCTTCTTTATAGGCTTCCACTTCGGTAATTACCCCTTGAGCTTGAGCCACCAATGCCGAAGCAGCTTCTTTATCTTCACTACGAGCTCCATTTTTAGCCATTTCATATTGCGATAGTGCGGCTTGTTCTTGTTTTTGCAAAGCAATCATTTGAGTATAAGCCTCATCTTTTTTCTGCGCTGGAAGCACTTTGTCTTGGTACAAATTACTAACTCTTTGATAGGTTTTTTCTGCCAATTCGGCCGCAACTTTAGCTTGTTGCCAAAGGTTATACGCTCCTTGAATTTGTTCGGAACGCGCTCCTCTTTGTGCTTTATTGGATTGTGCTAAAGCCGCTGATTTTGCAGCTTGTGCCTGAGCCAATTTGGCATCTAATTCAGTGCTTTCCAACTCCAATAGCAATTCTCCTGCCTTTACATATTCCCCTTCCTTTTTGTAAATAGTTTTTACCCTACCAGGAACTTTTGGTGCAACGTTAATTTGCCGAGCTTCCACTTGTCCTTGTAAATAATCAGGCTCGGAACTTGCAAAAAACCAAATAGATAAACCAATTACAGTTCCAAAAACCAAGAAGGCAATAACAATACTTAATATATTTTGTCTCATTTTTTATAGATTTTTTGTTGCATTATCGTTTTTATTGTAACATTGAGTGTGCTTTTAAGGAATATATTGCACAAACTTATGGCTCAGTCCACAAATTTCTAATAATTGTGCCAAAGTTTTATCCATTTCAAACAGAGCCTGATAGCGTTTTATTTGAATCGCCGCCCGATATAAATTAGCATCAGCTACATCGGTAGAAGTGCCAAATCCTTCGGTAAAGGCTTTGTTTCTAACCCGTATTAACTCTTGAGCAAACTCAAGGCTTTTCTCCAAACTTTGTAATTGTTCGCGTTGTTTTTCAATTTCGGTGTAGTACTTTTTGACCAAAGTTTGAATATCTTTCTCGGCTTGAGCGGTAAGTAAATCGACACTTTCGCTCAAAGCTTTCGCCTGTTGGGTATGATGCTTATTTTGTAATCCTTTAAAAATATCCCATTGCAGACCAACCCCTACTACCCAATTATCGGGTTCAGTTATGGGTAAATTTTCTTTCCACAAATATTTTTTCCCCATTAAAGCCACATCGGGTAGATAGTTGGACTTTTGTACTTTCAAGTTTTGTTGTGCCAACGCCTTTTTGAGCTTTGCTTGTACAATTTCAGGAAAATTCTCCTTAGCTGCCTTCTGATAATACACCAAAGATTCAAGCGGAGTTACCTCAAAGAGCGGTGTGGAAAGCTCGGTAAAATCATCTTCTGTATTTCCCATAACGCCATACAAAGCCGTCTTTGCTAATTGTATGTCTTTTTCCGCTGCCATCACTTCGCGTTGAGCATCGGCAACGGCAGTTTGTGCTTGCATTGCTTCAACAGGGGCTAACATACCATTTGCTTCAAGTTTTTGAGCGTTGTACAAATGATTTTCAGCGGTTTGCAACGCTTGTTTTCGTACCTGAAAGGCAGCATTAGCTAATTGCGTTTGGAAATAACGTTCCGCCAATTCCGAAATAAGTTTACTTTCAGTTTTTTGAGATTCTATTCGAGCAATTTCGGATTGAATTTTACCCGCAGCAACTGCAGCGCGTATTTTTCCTCCAGTAAAAATAGGCCATTTAACATCCAACGAAAATTTACCAATATTCTGATTTTGAAACTGATATTTCCAATCTTGTTGAAAATAAGGCATCAGAAATTCTTTGAAACCAGGCAGTTTTAAAAGTGGACTTTGCTGGAAATGTGTCCCAAAACGGTTGCGGTATTCATTAAAGTCCAAATACAAATGGTCACTCATATGAACGTAACTTGCATTGAGACTAATCTGCGGAAAATACAGCCCTTGAAAAGCTTTTGCACCAAAATCAGCGGCTTGGCTTTGTTTTTCCATTCCCTTACGCTTTTGATTGCCGTTGTACATATTGTCCAAAGCTTCTGAAAAAGAAAGACTTTGAGCTTGAACACCAACAGCAATAAGGGATAAACTTATGAAAAAGAATCGTTTCATATCCTTAATATCAAATCAGAATTAAAATTAACTGCAAAGTAAGTCATTTTTAGCACAACTTCGATGCACAAAACTGTGCAAATGTATTTCTTTAAAAAACCTTTATACTTTCTTTAAGAGTTCGGTAAATGTATTACGATGAATCCCTAAATAAGAAGCTAAATACGAATACGGAACTTTCAGAAAAAGCTCCGGACAGGTTTGTTTAAGCAACCGCAATCTTTCGTGAGTACTTCCCGATTGAAAAACACGAATAATTCTTAAAGTGCGAACCAACATTTGAGAAATTTCTTGCTGATAAAGTCTGGCAAACTCTGGAACTTCAAGGCATATTTCATCAAAAACGGCACGTTCCAATAAAAAAACTTCAGCATCTTCCAACACTTCTATATTTAAGGAAGAAGGGGTGTTTTCCAGAAAGCTTTCGTAATCAAGCATCAAATGGTATCTTGGTTGGTAATAAAACCGATAAATGCGTTTGACTGCTTCTCGATCAGTATAATAGCTGTAGAGCAAACCATTCAAAACAAATCCTATATTATGGCTAACTTGGTTTTCACGTAAGAAAAATTCGCCTTTTTTTAGCAAGATTACTTTTCCACATTGCAGGATTTTTTCAATAGTATCTTGAGAAAAACCGTTTTCTTTCAAAAATTCACTGGCTT
This genomic window from Capnocytophaga canimorsus contains:
- a CDS encoding NAD(P)H-dependent glycerol-3-phosphate dehydrogenase, producing MEKKIKFSVIGGGSWATALAKVLSENHTEICWYMRNEAAVQHLKEYKHNPNYLSGVEFDVKKIRLTTDINEAVAYGDYLVFVIPSAFLFSELEKLNLPLHNKVIFSAIKGIVPQTELIVGEHFHKKHQVPFENIGVIAGPCHAEEVALERLSYLTIACADPEKAKIFAQALTTNFIKTKISDDVIGTEYGAMLKNIYAIAAGIAHGLGYGDNYQSVLMSNAIREMRRYIKRIHKIKRNINNSAYLGDLLVTGYSTFSRNRMFGNMIGKGYTVKSAFMEMNMVAEGYYAVKSAYKINQNHARKSRTPILDAVYEILYLNKNARKVFTRLNEELD
- a CDS encoding ABC transporter permease; amino-acid sequence: MRRIKSRIYIDSQAYMKSLLWEWKYIFRDKAVLFSFLGVSLIVPFLYTFVYSHETLEKLPIGVVDNDNSGNSRQLLRMMDGSSQVTIFQSYPDLIEARQSFDRQEIRGVVVIPDNFSQLLQRGEQPFISVYADASYLLYYKQILTAVKTSAAYLNAGIQIKKESAQGKLPTQARNDSVAVSAKTVSLYNPSSGYATFLIPVVLVIIFQTCILTSIGILGGTMREGKKLRKLYPHSDNFLGTLPIVMGKATTYLVLGLAILLVMLGVVMPVFNIPMRNNLLTVVVFMIPFLLSLVYLGIFLLNFFKHREDAIMLIMYTSIPALLITGISWPTTSIPNWIQVISYLVPSTIGAKGFVSLTQMGASAQTIQFYWVGMWLVCLFYLLLAVLSMKRMYLREK
- a CDS encoding ABC transporter permease; the protein is MKSNFLSVFKYELKGLLLSPKRLFYVLVFPLMLFGFLSALFHQGVPRDLPMALLDEDQSQLSAQLIRALDATPSMKMSVNVTDEHQAQKLIQQQKVYGFVRIPKEFQSKILQGKGQEVICYTNNQFILTAGLIQKDFQVVIGMFSAGISVKQKTQKGVQVQKALSEAQPVRVDEHALFNPFSNNAFYLLTALFPMMLQMIVIMITMYVLGVDFKYNQGKRWLHRAGGNHKVALLGKVLPYTLVLFFVAWCMNFLLFKWIGTPLQVSMLSVMIISFLLVLVYQVIGFLLISFIPDFRGALTIGSGFTAIAFSFAAYTFPIEGLPTSMQLLADIFPFTHFTEYFVNRAVKGIPFIFTWKPLLVLTGYLLLLVMAYPRFVKRIEKGGYEKN
- a CDS encoding HlyD family secretion protein, which encodes MRQNILSIVIAFLVFGTVIGLSIWFFASSEPDYLQGQVEARQINVAPKVPGRVKTIYKKEGEYVKAGELLLELESTELDAKLAQAQAAKSAALAQSNKAQRGARSEQIQGAYNLWQQAKVAAELAEKTYQRVSNLYQDKVLPAQKKDEAYTQMIALQKQEQAALSQYEMAKNGARSEDKEAASALVAQAQGVITEVEAYKEGAKVFAPADAEIQSIIPNEGEIVNAGYPVMNLIDTNDQWVVFNIREDKMKQYKIGNKFKGIVPALGNQQIEMEVKHIAVQADFATWTATKAKGDFDRKTFAIKAYPTAKIADLRPGMSVLIVE
- a CDS encoding TolC family protein; the protein is MKRFFFISLSLIAVGVQAQSLSFSEALDNMYNGNQKRKGMEKQSQAADFGAKAFQGLYFPQISLNASYVHMSDHLYLDFNEYRNRFGTHFQQSPLLKLPGFKEFLMPYFQQDWKYQFQNQNIGKFSLDVKWPIFTGGKIRAAVAAGKIQSEIARIESQKTESKLISELAERYFQTQLANAAFQVRKQALQTAENHLYNAQKLEANGMLAPVEAMQAQTAVADAQREVMAAEKDIQLAKTALYGVMGNTEDDFTELSTPLFEVTPLESLVYYQKAAKENFPEIVQAKLKKALAQQNLKVQKSNYLPDVALMGKKYLWKENLPITEPDNWVVGVGLQWDIFKGLQNKHHTQQAKALSESVDLLTAQAEKDIQTLVKKYYTEIEKQREQLQSLEKSLEFAQELIRVRNKAFTEGFGTSTDVADANLYRAAIQIKRYQALFEMDKTLAQLLEICGLSHKFVQYIP
- a CDS encoding Crp/Fnr family transcriptional regulator, with product MKASEFLKENGFSQDTIEKILQCGKVILLKKGEFFLRENQVSHNIGFVLNGLLYSYYTDREAVKRIYRFYYQPRYHLMLDYESFLENTPSSLNIEVLEDAEVFLLERAVFDEICLEVPEFARLYQQEISQMLVRTLRIIRVFQSGSTHERLRLLKQTCPELFLKVPYSYLASYLGIHRNTFTELLKKV